Proteins co-encoded in one Perca flavescens isolate YP-PL-M2 chromosome 11, PFLA_1.0, whole genome shotgun sequence genomic window:
- the LOC114563912 gene encoding galactose-specific lectin nattectin-like, producing the protein MTSVFPLALLLCLSSGLLTAYGAAPCPPGWTQLGSRCFAFYIQTKTWSDAETVCQAAGGNLASIHSDAEHKFLKDFIIQVSGTQKTSWIGGTDAVKEGTWMWSDGSKFDYKSWNAGEPNNLGGENCLTMNWPGANNWNDWACTNQASFVCSKNLCV; encoded by the exons ATGACATCAGTCTTTCCATTAGCTTTGTTGCTCTGTTTGTCCAGCGGACTGTTGACTGCATAT GGTGCAGCTCCCTGCCCTCCTGGTTGGACTCAGTTAGGCTCTCGCTGTTTTGCTTTCTACATCCAGACAAAGACCTGGTCTGATGCAGAG ACTGTCTGCCAGGCCGCTGGTGGGAATCTGGCTTCCATCCACTCAGATGCGGAACATAAATTCCTCAAAGACTTCATTATCCAAGTGAGCGGTACACAGAAAACTTCCTGGATCGGAGGCACTGACGCAGTGAAG GAGGGTACGTGGATGTGGAGTGATGGATCCAAATTCGACTACAAAAGCTGGAATGCGGGGGAGCCTAACAACCTCGGAGGGGAGAACTGTCTTACGATGAACTGGCctggag CAAATAACTGGAACGACTGGGCTTGTACCAACCAGGCTTCTTTCGTCTGCTCCAagaacctgtgtgtgtaa
- the LOC114563910 gene encoding galactose-specific lectin nattectin-like isoform X1 → MTSVFPLALLLCLSSGLLTAYGAAPCPPGWTQFGSRCFAFYIQTKTWIDAETFCQTAGGNLASIHSAEEHKFLKDLIYQETGIDTNTWIGGFDSVQEGTWMWTDGSKFNYKIFNAGQPDNADAFTGENCLEMNFNGNNWNDRTCSTQFYFVCSKNLCV, encoded by the exons ATGACATCAGTCTTTCCATTAGCTTTGTTGCTCTGTTTGTCCAGCGGACTGTTGACTGCATAT GGTGCAGCTCCCTGCCCTCCTGGTTGGACTCAGTTTGGCTCTCGCTGTTTCGCTTTCTACATCCAGACAAAGACCTGGATCGATGCAGAG ACCTTCTGCCAGACTGCTGGTGGGAATCTGGCTTCCATCCACTCAGCTGAGGAACATAAATTCCTCAAAGACTTAATTTACCAAGAGACCGGTATAGACACCAATACCTGGATCGGAGGATTTGACTCAGTGCAG GAGGGTACGTGGATGTGGACTGATGGATCCAAATTCAACTACAAAATCTTCAACGCGGGGCAGCCTGACAACGCCGATGCCTTCACAGGGGAGAACTGTCTTGAGATGAACTTCAATg GAAATAACTGGAACGACAGGACTTGTAGCACtcaattttattttgtgtgctccaagaacctgtgtgtgtaa
- the LOC114563910 gene encoding galactose-specific lectin nattectin-like isoform X2, with product MTSVFPLALLLCLSSGLLTAYGAAPCPPGWTQFGSRCFAFYIQTKTWIDAEIVCQTAGGNLASIHSDAEHAFLKNFIIQVSGTQKTSWIGGTDAVKEGTWMWRDGSKFIYKSWNAGEPNNQGVENCLTMNWPGANNWNDWACTNQASFVCSKNLCV from the exons ATGACATCAGTCTTTCCATTAGCTTTGTTGCTCTGTTTGTCCAGCGGACTGTTGACTGCATAT GGTGCAGCTCCCTGCCCTCCTGGTTGGACTCAGTTTGGCTCTCGCTGTTTCGCTTTCTACATCCAGACAAAGACCTGGATCGATGCAGAG ATTGTCTGCCAGACTGCTGGTGGGAATCTGGCTTCCATCCACTCAGATGCGGAACATGCATTCCTCAAAAACTTCATTATCCAAGTGAGCGGTACACAGAAAACTTCCTGGATCGGAGGCACTGACGCAGTGAAG GAGGGTACGTGGATGTGGAGAGATGGATCCAAGTTCATCTACAAAAGCTGGAATGCGGGGGAGCCTAACAACCAGGGAGTGGAGAACTGTCTTACGATGAACTGGCctggag CAAATAACTGGAACGACTGGGCTTGTACCAACCAGGCTTCTTTCGTCTGCTCCAagaacctgtgtgtgtaa